From a region of the Streptomyces venezuelae genome:
- a CDS encoding PHP domain-containing protein gives MDPVAALDRIAFLLERAQAPTYRVRAFRSAAAAVTRMGEHEVSERVAAGSLEAVKGIGPKTAQVVREALGGAVPAYLQALEDEIAALPDGPAATPAAIALRAALRGDCHVHSDWSDGGSTIEAMGRAAASLGHEWAVLTDHSPRLTVARGLPPERLREQLGVVAELNDAWAPFRLLTGIECDILDDGSLDQEPELLEQLDLVVASVHSKLRMDAPAMTRRLLAAVRNPLTDVLGHCTGRLVTGRTRPESQFDAEAVFAACTESGTAVEINSRPERLDPPRRLLRLAVAAGTFFAIDTDSHAPGQLDWQIVGCERAVECEVPAGRVINTWSADDLLTWTRTREAP, from the coding sequence ATGGACCCGGTTGCGGCGCTGGACCGGATCGCCTTCCTGTTGGAGCGCGCACAGGCTCCCACCTACCGGGTACGCGCCTTCCGGTCGGCGGCGGCCGCCGTCACGCGGATGGGCGAGCACGAGGTGTCCGAGCGGGTCGCCGCCGGATCCCTGGAGGCCGTGAAGGGAATCGGCCCCAAAACGGCCCAGGTCGTGCGGGAGGCGCTCGGCGGGGCGGTGCCGGCCTATCTGCAGGCCCTGGAGGACGAGATCGCCGCGCTCCCCGACGGCCCTGCGGCCACGCCCGCCGCCATCGCGCTGCGGGCGGCCCTGCGCGGGGACTGCCACGTGCACTCCGACTGGTCCGACGGCGGCAGCACGATCGAGGCGATGGGCCGGGCCGCGGCCTCGCTGGGCCACGAATGGGCCGTACTGACCGACCACTCGCCCCGGCTGACCGTCGCCCGGGGGCTTCCCCCGGAGCGGCTGCGCGAGCAGCTGGGGGTGGTGGCCGAGCTCAACGACGCCTGGGCGCCCTTCCGGCTGCTCACCGGGATCGAGTGCGACATCCTCGACGACGGGTCCCTGGACCAGGAGCCGGAGCTGCTGGAGCAGCTCGACCTGGTGGTCGCCTCCGTGCACTCGAAGCTGCGGATGGACGCGCCGGCCATGACCCGGCGCCTGCTGGCGGCCGTACGCAACCCCCTGACGGACGTCCTCGGCCACTGCACGGGCCGGCTGGTCACCGGCCGGACGCGGCCGGAGTCACAGTTCGACGCCGAGGCGGTCTTCGCGGCCTGCACGGAGAGCGGTACCGCCGTGGAGATCAACAGCCGGCCCGAGCGGCTGGACCCGCCCCGGCGGCTGCTGCGCCTCGCCGTGGCGGCCGGCACCTTCTTCGCGATCGACACGGACTCGCACGCCCCGGGCCAGCTGGACTGGCAGATCGTCGGCTGCGAAAGGGCCGTGGAATGCGAGGTCCCGGCCGGGCGCGTCATCAACACCTGGTCGGCGGACGACCTCCTGACGTGGACCCGCACCCGGGAGGCGCCCTGA
- a CDS encoding MarR family winged helix-turn-helix transcriptional regulator, translating into MTEQPTATHPDQDFLRLDGQICFALNAASRAFGGLYRVVLKDLGLTYPQYLVMLVLWEHGEMPVKEIGQHLRLDSGTLSPLLKRLEAAGLVRRERSTEDERSVHAHLTEEGAALRVRAVEVPRRIAAATGFELTEVLDLQARLNRLTAALDAAVPREAEQA; encoded by the coding sequence ATGACCGAGCAGCCCACCGCGACCCACCCCGATCAGGACTTCCTGCGCCTCGACGGGCAGATCTGCTTCGCGCTGAACGCGGCGAGCCGTGCTTTCGGCGGCCTCTACCGCGTCGTCCTCAAGGACCTGGGGCTCACCTACCCCCAGTACCTGGTGATGCTGGTGCTCTGGGAGCACGGCGAGATGCCGGTCAAGGAGATCGGGCAGCACCTGCGGCTGGACTCCGGCACGCTGTCACCGCTGCTCAAGCGCCTGGAGGCGGCCGGACTGGTCCGCCGTGAGCGCAGCACCGAGGACGAGCGCTCCGTACACGCCCACCTCACCGAGGAGGGGGCCGCGCTGCGCGTGCGCGCGGTGGAGGTGCCCCGGCGGATCGCGGCCGCCACCGGCTTCGAGCTCACCGAGGTCCTCGACCTCCAGGCCCGGCTGAACCGCCTCACGGCCGCGCTCGACGCCGCAGTGCCCCGGGAGGCCGAACAGGCGTAG
- a CDS encoding organic hydroperoxide resistance protein, giving the protein MDALYTAVATANGREGRTVSSDGQLDLALAMPPALGGNGQGTNPEQLFAAGYAACFASALGLVGRQAKADTSEVSVTAEVSIGKDGAGFGLAVTLRVELPESLAGETGALLVKQAHEVCPYSRATRGNIDVDLVIE; this is encoded by the coding sequence ATGGACGCGCTCTACACCGCTGTCGCCACCGCCAACGGCCGCGAGGGCCGTACCGTCAGCTCCGACGGTCAGCTCGATCTCGCCCTCGCGATGCCCCCGGCGCTCGGCGGCAACGGGCAGGGCACCAACCCCGAGCAGCTCTTCGCGGCCGGCTACGCGGCCTGCTTCGCCAGCGCGCTCGGTCTGGTCGGCCGCCAGGCCAAGGCCGACACCAGCGAGGTCTCGGTCACCGCGGAGGTCTCCATCGGCAAGGACGGCGCCGGCTTCGGCCTCGCCGTCACCCTGCGCGTCGAGCTCCCGGAGTCCCTGGCCGGCGAGACCGGCGCCCTGCTGGTCAAGCAGGCGCACGAGGTCTGCCCGTACTCCCGCGCCACCCGCGGCAACATCGACGTGGACCTCGTGATCGAGTAA
- a CDS encoding FAD-dependent monooxygenase — MTHAYATDVLVAGAGPVGLTAAAELRRRGVTCRIVDRLPARLPFAKAVGIQPRTFEVWDRMGLARTALEAAVPLRGQFLYVDGVEQPRIDLSVPPEVPYEFAALPQYETERILDEFLGRFGTAVERGTELVSFTQDDDGVTCRLRAASGPEEEVRTRFLVGCDGAHSIVRKGLGLGFEGGAFAEEYMLADVRVDWDLPPGYTLRSMHLGDDGAVDDVLVCIPLPGRGRYRMSMRVPPELSTAGRDGAAADGITHGLQSGRGPVLADIQTVLDRLSPKPTTAFDMRWTSVFRISHRIVDRYGDGRVFVAGDAAHIHPPTGAQGMNTGIQDAWNLAWKLALACAGAAHPGLLAGYDAERRPVGEEVVGRTVRHAVEGMENDPDDPQTLMMREAQLLVGYRGSPSVDPAGEGPGPRPGDRAPDCAGLTGPIAGYPLRLYDVLRERDHVLLLHGAAFGPGSDIGTGLDELVRTARESSGGRMEVCLVLAAAAEADADAKAVIEADGTTLPVYADTRGEFARLYAAAEPTAFVIRPDGYLGARIPLSPTAPRQLAAHLDKVFAASAPN; from the coding sequence GTGACGCACGCCTACGCAACGGACGTACTGGTCGCCGGCGCGGGCCCGGTGGGCCTGACCGCCGCCGCGGAGCTCCGCAGACGGGGTGTCACGTGCCGGATCGTCGACCGGCTGCCGGCCCGGCTGCCGTTCGCGAAGGCCGTGGGCATCCAGCCGCGTACGTTCGAGGTGTGGGACCGCATGGGGCTGGCCCGCACTGCCCTGGAGGCGGCCGTTCCGCTGCGGGGCCAGTTTCTCTACGTCGACGGGGTCGAGCAGCCCCGTATCGACCTCTCCGTGCCGCCCGAAGTCCCGTACGAGTTCGCGGCCCTGCCCCAGTACGAGACCGAGCGCATCCTGGACGAGTTCCTGGGCCGCTTCGGAACGGCCGTCGAACGGGGCACCGAACTCGTGTCGTTCACCCAGGACGACGACGGGGTGACCTGCCGGCTGCGGGCCGCCTCCGGGCCGGAGGAAGAGGTACGGACCCGCTTCCTCGTGGGCTGCGACGGCGCCCACAGCATCGTCCGCAAGGGACTCGGCCTCGGCTTCGAGGGCGGCGCCTTCGCCGAGGAGTACATGCTCGCCGACGTACGCGTCGACTGGGACCTGCCGCCCGGCTACACCCTGCGCTCCATGCACCTGGGCGATGACGGGGCGGTCGACGACGTGCTGGTCTGCATCCCCCTGCCCGGCCGTGGCCGGTACCGCATGTCGATGAGGGTGCCGCCCGAACTCTCCACCGCAGGACGGGACGGGGCCGCCGCCGACGGCATCACCCACGGCCTGCAGAGCGGCCGCGGCCCCGTGCTGGCCGACATCCAGACCGTTCTCGACCGGCTCTCGCCGAAGCCCACCACCGCCTTCGACATGCGCTGGACCTCGGTGTTCCGGATCAGCCACCGCATCGTGGACCGCTACGGCGACGGCCGGGTCTTCGTCGCCGGGGACGCGGCCCACATCCACCCGCCGACCGGCGCCCAGGGCATGAACACCGGGATCCAGGACGCCTGGAACCTGGCCTGGAAACTCGCCCTGGCCTGCGCGGGCGCGGCCCACCCCGGCCTGCTCGCCGGCTACGACGCCGAGCGCCGGCCCGTCGGCGAGGAAGTCGTCGGCCGCACCGTCCGGCACGCCGTCGAAGGCATGGAGAACGACCCCGACGACCCGCAGACGCTGATGATGCGCGAGGCCCAGCTCCTCGTCGGCTACCGGGGAAGCCCGTCCGTGGACCCGGCCGGCGAAGGCCCCGGTCCCCGGCCCGGCGACCGGGCTCCCGACTGCGCGGGCCTCACCGGGCCCATCGCCGGCTACCCGCTGCGCCTGTACGACGTCCTGCGCGAGCGGGACCACGTACTGCTGCTCCACGGGGCCGCGTTCGGGCCCGGGTCCGACATCGGAACGGGCCTCGACGAACTCGTCCGGACGGCCCGGGAGTCCTCGGGCGGCCGCATGGAGGTCTGCCTGGTCCTCGCGGCGGCAGCGGAAGCGGACGCCGACGCGAAGGCCGTCATCGAAGCCGACGGGACGACACTGCCGGTCTACGCCGACACCCGGGGCGAGTTCGCCCGCCTCTACGCGGCCGCGGAACCCACGGCCTTCGTGATCCGCCCGGACGGATACCTCGGCGCCCGGATCCCGCTCTCCCCGACCGCCCCGCGGCAGCTCGCCGCCCACCTCGACAAGGTCTTCGCCGCGAGCGCGCCGAACTGA
- a CDS encoding DUF6204 family protein, giving the protein MSATRTFRITVRGSFDGLTDAQRAELLAAAPEHDMLRAEFTAEGHLSYDLAARPFFTFRFVDTGEAEEDILDATARAELAAESWLGERGYGFKQLRSQAQDMSLAPLGKRQRREAARSGAGAQA; this is encoded by the coding sequence ATGAGCGCTACCCGTACCTTCCGTATCACCGTCCGCGGCTCGTTCGACGGTCTGACCGACGCCCAGAGGGCCGAGCTGCTGGCCGCGGCTCCCGAGCACGACATGCTGCGCGCGGAGTTCACCGCCGAGGGGCATCTGTCGTACGACCTCGCGGCCCGGCCCTTCTTCACGTTCCGTTTCGTGGACACGGGTGAGGCGGAGGAGGACATCCTCGACGCCACGGCCAGGGCGGAGCTGGCGGCGGAGAGCTGGCTGGGCGAGCGCGGGTACGGCTTCAAGCAGCTGAGGTCGCAGGCCCAGGACATGTCGCTGGCCCCGCTGGGCAAGCGGCAGCGCCGGGAGGCCGCCCGGTCCGGCGCCGGTGCCCAGGCCTGA
- a CDS encoding VWA domain-containing protein, producing the protein MITRKRLAVGACGLLAALAVGLFPASATAADEPTAKEPPKVDLVLDVSGSMRAADIDGQTRMAAAKQAFNEVIDAVPAEVRLGIRTLGANYPGDDRALGCKDTKQLYAVGPLDRTEAKTAVATLAPTGWTPIGPALLGAAQDLEGGNGSKRIVLITDGEDTCAPLDPCEVARDIAAKGIHLVIDTLGLVPDAKTRAQLTCIAEATGGTYTSVQHKADLSNRVKQLVDRAADPVVNPVATEGTKQCEGAPQLKAGLYSDRESFGEHRWYRVDVLPGQELRASVSIGADRAVNNDYGVLLRATTVHGREIVRGSEAGDGRTDVLSTGLRYPKAEIDGLDSDAKPVPETVCLQVSNSFSAPASVKTTPGMPVELTIDVVDGPDEASDVAAFGLGRGWWLLAVLALAGLLAGLVWGWISRWRISVWRTN; encoded by the coding sequence ATGATCACAAGAAAACGGCTTGCGGTCGGGGCGTGCGGCCTGCTCGCCGCCCTGGCCGTCGGGCTCTTCCCGGCGAGCGCCACCGCCGCCGACGAACCGACGGCGAAGGAACCCCCCAAGGTCGACCTCGTGCTCGACGTGAGCGGCTCCATGCGGGCCGCCGACATCGACGGACAGACCCGCATGGCAGCGGCCAAGCAGGCCTTCAACGAGGTCATCGACGCGGTCCCGGCCGAGGTGCGCCTCGGCATACGCACCCTCGGGGCCAACTACCCCGGGGACGACCGGGCCCTCGGCTGCAAGGACACCAAGCAGCTCTACGCGGTCGGCCCCCTCGACCGGACCGAGGCGAAGACCGCCGTGGCGACCCTGGCCCCCACCGGCTGGACGCCGATCGGACCGGCCCTGCTCGGCGCGGCCCAGGACCTGGAGGGCGGCAACGGCTCCAAGCGGATCGTGCTCATCACGGACGGCGAGGACACCTGCGCCCCGCTGGACCCGTGCGAGGTGGCGCGCGACATCGCCGCCAAGGGCATCCACCTCGTCATCGACACCCTCGGCCTCGTCCCGGACGCCAAGACCCGGGCCCAGCTGACCTGCATCGCCGAGGCCACCGGCGGTACCTACACCTCGGTGCAGCACAAGGCGGACCTCTCCAACAGGGTGAAACAACTCGTCGACCGGGCCGCGGACCCGGTCGTCAACCCGGTGGCGACCGAGGGCACCAAGCAGTGCGAGGGCGCCCCGCAGCTGAAGGCCGGCCTCTACAGCGACCGCGAGAGCTTCGGGGAACACCGCTGGTACCGGGTCGACGTCCTCCCGGGACAGGAACTGCGCGCCTCCGTCAGCATCGGCGCCGACCGCGCGGTCAACAACGACTACGGTGTCCTGCTGCGCGCCACCACCGTCCACGGGCGCGAGATCGTGCGCGGCTCGGAGGCGGGCGACGGACGCACCGACGTCCTCTCCACCGGCCTGCGCTATCCGAAGGCAGAGATCGACGGCCTGGACTCGGACGCCAAGCCCGTGCCGGAGACCGTCTGCCTCCAGGTCAGCAACTCCTTCTCCGCTCCCGCCTCCGTCAAGACGACCCCCGGCATGCCCGTCGAGCTGACCATCGACGTGGTGGACGGACCCGACGAGGCCTCCGACGTCGCCGCGTTCGGCCTCGGGCGCGGCTGGTGGCTGCTGGCCGTGCTGGCGCTCGCCGGGCTGCTCGCCGGTCTGGTGTGGGGATGGATCTCCCGCTGGCGCATCTCCGTCTGGAGGACCAACTGA
- a CDS encoding serine hydrolase: MKAVTVAGGSSDDPETEAETTVLEGEPKTTAEDGADGGGEPEAAAEAGPELPGEAAPEADSELPGEGRSATEATPDGEAEPDGGLPGAAEPEARPEAGTDKETGPEDDAELPHRPDPEDKAHTKQPGDTRSTTDTAPDSEAEPKAEHPGAAEAEAGTDKETGPEDDVELPRQPDPEDKANTKQPGGTRSTTDTAPDSEAEPEAEAGTDGETGPEADAELPRQPDPEDKAHTEQPGGTRSTTDTAPDSEAEPDAEHPGAAEPEAGTDGETGPEAGTDGEAAPKAHAGSEGEAGSEPEGEAGRGVTDRPGAAAVAADADIDDGDGDRPGGGSGPKDRAGTAVEDPSDQTMLIAVPKAEPAEPDAPRTAPSWARKAEPDPERTSQFVALKDVDLPAPVAPRAQPQPTEDRLAGPAPAAPLPPLDLLAELTNTPAPPETPRRTAVRRVKIWTPILLLLVGAGVGAQLLRPLPTPQLVAADTDRAIDGQFSIPWPAKGQGAVRVSGSGDLGTFGEQKPVPTASVAKVMTAYVILKSHPLRKSDPGPDITVDAKAVADGGSEHESRIRSLTVGQKFSQQDMLKMLMIPSGNNIGRLLARWDSGTDSEAAFVAKMNAAAKELGMDSTTYTDPSGLDSATVSTAADQLKLAEAVMKDEVFRTIVALPNATIKGLPERLENNNILLNSQGLSIRGIKTGSSTPAGGTLMWAAYRTIGDETPLILGTLMDQHADGPDEDGADSLKLVLANSKKIIEAVRNALASAPVVRKGDVVGHLDDGLGGRTPLVATKDLNVIGVPGQQLKLSLTVPAGAGPLPHTAKAGTEVAVLTVGSGESAKNVPVAVKGALAEPDFGTRLTRGR; this comes from the coding sequence ATGAAGGCGGTAACGGTGGCGGGCGGTTCCTCGGACGACCCGGAGACGGAGGCGGAAACCACGGTCCTGGAGGGCGAGCCCAAGACGACGGCCGAGGACGGTGCCGACGGTGGGGGCGAGCCGGAGGCTGCCGCCGAGGCGGGGCCCGAACTCCCGGGCGAGGCCGCGCCCGAGGCCGACTCCGAACTCCCCGGCGAAGGCCGCTCCGCGACGGAAGCCACCCCCGACGGCGAAGCCGAGCCCGACGGCGGGCTGCCCGGCGCAGCCGAGCCCGAGGCCAGGCCCGAGGCCGGAACCGACAAGGAAACCGGGCCCGAGGACGACGCCGAACTCCCCCACCGGCCGGACCCCGAGGACAAGGCCCACACCAAGCAGCCGGGCGACACCCGGTCCACGACGGACACCGCACCCGACAGCGAAGCCGAGCCCAAGGCCGAGCACCCCGGCGCAGCCGAGGCCGAGGCCGGAACCGACAAGGAAACCGGGCCCGAGGACGACGTCGAACTCCCCCGCCAGCCGGACCCCGAGGACAAGGCCAACACCAAGCAGCCGGGCGGCACCCGGTCCACGACGGACACCGCACCCGACAGCGAAGCCGAGCCCGAGGCCGAGGCCGGAACCGACGGGGAAACCGGGCCCGAGGCCGACGCCGAACTCCCCCGCCAGCCGGACCCCGAGGACAAGGCCCACACCGAGCAGCCGGGCGGCACCCGGTCCACGACGGACACCGCACCCGACAGCGAAGCCGAGCCCGACGCCGAGCACCCGGGCGCAGCCGAGCCCGAGGCCGGAACCGACGGGGAAACCGGGCCCGAGGCCGGAACCGACGGCGAAGCCGCGCCCAAGGCCCACGCCGGGTCCGAGGGAGAGGCCGGCTCCGAGCCGGAAGGGGAGGCCGGGCGCGGGGTCACGGATCGCCCCGGCGCGGCGGCGGTGGCAGCCGACGCGGACATCGACGACGGCGACGGCGACCGTCCCGGCGGTGGATCCGGGCCGAAGGATCGGGCCGGGACCGCGGTCGAAGACCCGTCCGACCAGACGATGCTCATCGCCGTGCCCAAGGCGGAGCCCGCCGAGCCGGACGCCCCGCGGACGGCACCCTCCTGGGCCCGGAAGGCCGAGCCGGACCCCGAGCGGACGAGCCAGTTCGTCGCGCTCAAGGACGTCGACCTGCCCGCGCCCGTCGCCCCGCGGGCCCAGCCGCAGCCCACCGAAGACAGGCTCGCCGGGCCGGCCCCCGCCGCGCCGCTGCCTCCGCTCGATCTGCTGGCCGAGCTCACCAACACCCCTGCCCCGCCGGAGACCCCGCGCCGGACCGCGGTGCGCCGCGTCAAGATATGGACGCCGATCCTGCTCCTCCTCGTGGGCGCGGGCGTCGGCGCCCAGCTGCTGCGCCCGCTCCCCACCCCGCAGCTGGTCGCGGCCGACACCGACCGCGCCATCGACGGGCAGTTCTCCATCCCCTGGCCTGCCAAGGGCCAGGGCGCCGTCCGCGTCTCCGGCTCCGGTGACCTCGGCACCTTCGGCGAGCAGAAGCCCGTCCCGACGGCCAGTGTCGCCAAGGTGATGACGGCCTACGTGATCCTCAAGAGCCACCCGCTGCGCAAGAGCGACCCGGGTCCGGACATCACGGTCGACGCGAAGGCCGTGGCGGACGGCGGCTCGGAACACGAGTCCCGTATCCGGAGCCTGACCGTCGGGCAGAAGTTCAGCCAGCAGGACATGCTCAAGATGCTCATGATCCCGTCGGGGAACAACATCGGCCGTCTGCTGGCCCGTTGGGACTCCGGCACCGACTCCGAGGCCGCGTTCGTGGCGAAGATGAACGCCGCCGCCAAGGAACTCGGCATGGACAGCACCACGTACACGGACCCCAGCGGTCTGGACTCGGCCACCGTCAGCACCGCCGCCGATCAGCTCAAGCTCGCCGAAGCCGTCATGAAGGACGAGGTGTTCCGCACGATCGTCGCGCTGCCGAACGCCACCATCAAGGGGCTGCCCGAGCGGCTCGAGAACAACAACATCCTGCTCAACAGCCAGGGCCTCAGCATCCGGGGTATCAAGACCGGTTCGAGCACCCCCGCCGGCGGAACCCTGATGTGGGCGGCGTACAGGACGATCGGTGACGAGACGCCGCTGATCCTCGGCACGCTGATGGATCAGCATGCGGACGGGCCGGACGAGGACGGCGCCGACAGCCTGAAGCTGGTGCTGGCGAACAGCAAGAAGATCATCGAGGCCGTACGGAACGCTCTCGCCTCGGCCCCGGTCGTCCGCAAGGGCGATGTCGTCGGCCATCTGGACGACGGGCTCGGCGGGCGTACCCCGCTGGTGGCCACCAAGGACCTGAACGTGATCGGCGTGCCGGGCCAGCAGCTGAAACTGTCCCTCACCGTACCGGCCGGCGCCGGACCGCTGCCGCACACCGCGAAGGCCGGTACGGAAGTGGCCGTCCTCACGGTCGGCAGTGGGGAGAGTGCGAAGAACGTGCCCGTCGCGGTCAAGGGGGCTTTGGCCGAGCCCGACTTCGGCACGCGGCTCACCCGCGGCCGCTGA
- a CDS encoding lysophospholipid acyltransferase family protein produces the protein MLSRIAAALVPAFGRLTVTADPGHRPASGAILVANHTSLADPAVVVAALRRYGIEPVILATSGLWRVPLLGSVLRREGHIAVHRGTARAADSLDAAAVALASGRSVLLYGEGRLPVRRDAGETPPGPFRSGLARLAAATGAPVVPVGQAGARRLCSGSGAKQLAGVFTAPLRRPCFHVHIGSPLHLPDGVPEATDRARQAVTAAWQTAASALGETGRDAA, from the coding sequence ATGCTCAGCCGAATCGCCGCCGCCCTCGTGCCCGCTTTCGGGCGGCTGACCGTCACCGCCGACCCCGGGCACCGCCCCGCCTCCGGCGCCATCCTCGTCGCCAACCACACCTCCCTCGCCGACCCTGCCGTCGTGGTCGCCGCGCTGCGCCGGTACGGGATCGAGCCGGTCATCCTGGCCACCAGTGGCCTCTGGCGGGTCCCCCTGCTCGGCTCCGTGCTCCGCCGGGAAGGCCATATCGCCGTCCACCGCGGCACGGCCCGCGCGGCCGATTCCCTCGACGCCGCGGCCGTCGCCCTGGCCTCGGGCCGCAGCGTGCTGCTCTACGGCGAAGGCAGGCTGCCCGTGCGCCGCGACGCGGGCGAGACGCCGCCCGGCCCCTTCCGCAGCGGCCTGGCCCGGCTGGCCGCCGCGACGGGCGCACCGGTCGTGCCCGTCGGCCAGGCAGGCGCCCGCCGCCTCTGCTCCGGGAGCGGCGCCAAGCAGCTCGCCGGCGTGTTCACCGCCCCGCTGCGCAGGCCCTGCTTCCACGTCCACATCGGCTCGCCGCTGCACCTGCCCGACGGGGTGCCCGAGGCCACGGACCGGGCCCGGCAAGCGGTCACGGCCGCCTGGCAGACCGCGGCGTCCGCCCTCGGGGAGACGGGCCGGGACGCGGCCTGA
- a CDS encoding PhzF family phenazine biosynthesis protein yields MRIHVVDAFTSRPFTGNPAGVCLLPAGPWPDDAWLGHLAAELNHPETAFALPLPAGAGADWEIRWFTPRVEANLCGHATLATVHTLRREGLLTGGPVRFLSRFSGPLTAWAEAAEGAGEDGSAGDDGEITLDFPAAPGTEVPVPAGLADALGVRPEATFRTGALGDLLAVLADEAAVRSLRPDLAAIAALSVREEARGVIVTAAADPAASGYDFVSRFFAPARGIPEDPVTGSAHTALAPYWAARLGRAGSLTGLQVSGRPGQVKVALHGDRVHLTGRAVTVLEATLLV; encoded by the coding sequence ATGCGCATCCATGTCGTAGACGCCTTCACCAGCCGCCCCTTCACCGGAAACCCCGCCGGTGTGTGCCTGCTCCCGGCCGGCCCCTGGCCGGACGACGCGTGGCTGGGGCACCTCGCCGCCGAACTGAACCATCCCGAGACCGCTTTCGCCCTGCCGCTCCCGGCCGGGGCCGGGGCCGACTGGGAGATCCGCTGGTTCACCCCGCGCGTCGAAGCCAACCTGTGCGGCCATGCCACATTGGCCACGGTGCACACCCTGCGCCGGGAGGGGCTGCTGACCGGCGGGCCCGTACGGTTCCTCAGCCGGTTCAGCGGTCCGCTCACCGCGTGGGCTGAGGCGGCCGAGGGCGCCGGGGAGGACGGTTCGGCGGGGGATGACGGCGAGATCACCCTGGACTTCCCGGCCGCCCCCGGAACGGAGGTTCCGGTACCCGCGGGTCTCGCGGACGCCCTGGGCGTCCGGCCCGAGGCCACCTTCCGTACGGGTGCCCTGGGCGATCTGCTCGCCGTACTGGCCGACGAGGCCGCCGTACGGTCCCTGCGGCCCGACCTCGCGGCGATCGCGGCCCTGTCCGTGCGCGAGGAGGCGCGCGGGGTCATCGTCACCGCGGCAGCCGACCCGGCGGCGTCCGGGTACGACTTCGTCTCCCGGTTCTTCGCACCCGCGCGGGGCATCCCCGAGGACCCGGTCACCGGCAGCGCCCACACCGCGCTGGCCCCTTACTGGGCGGCGCGGCTGGGGCGCGCCGGTTCCCTCACCGGCCTCCAGGTCTCCGGACGCCCCGGTCAGGTCAAGGTCGCTCTCCACGGGGACCGGGTGCACCTCACCGGCCGAGCGGTCACCGTCCTGGAGGCCACGCTCCTCGTCTGA
- a CDS encoding VOC family protein: protein MERVLGIGGYFIRAADPAALGAWYRDCLGLDADEHGLWQQGAGPTVFAAFESGTDYFGSRAQQTMLNFRVRDLDAMLAQLRAKGADVDEETQDMEGVGRFGWVTDPAGNRVELWQPA from the coding sequence ATGGAACGTGTGCTTGGCATCGGCGGGTACTTCATCCGGGCAGCCGACCCGGCGGCCCTGGGCGCGTGGTACCGCGACTGCCTGGGCCTGGACGCCGACGAGCACGGCCTGTGGCAGCAGGGCGCAGGCCCGACGGTGTTCGCGGCGTTCGAGTCCGGTACCGACTACTTCGGCTCCCGGGCCCAGCAGACCATGCTCAACTTCCGGGTCCGCGACCTGGACGCGATGCTCGCGCAACTGCGCGCCAAGGGCGCGGACGTCGACGAGGAGACGCAGGACATGGAAGGTGTCGGCCGCTTCGGCTGGGTAACCGATCCTGCGGGCAACCGGGTCGAGTTGTGGCAGCCCGCCTGA
- a CDS encoding GNAT family N-acetyltransferase, which yields MMIIDLEPGDPRLTADLLPVLLELRPHLTEELFLAIVAEAHGQGLRFTAAYDADGRCVGAAGWRIVVNTAAVRSLYVDDLVTAAASRSSGVGRELLAHLEQHARAAGCTALTLESGTQRTDAHRFYFRERMAVTTFGFAKPIG from the coding sequence ATGATGATCATCGATCTTGAGCCCGGCGATCCCCGGCTCACCGCCGACCTGCTCCCCGTGCTGCTCGAACTGCGTCCCCACCTGACCGAGGAGCTGTTCCTCGCCATCGTCGCGGAGGCCCACGGGCAGGGGCTCCGCTTCACCGCCGCCTACGACGCGGACGGCCGGTGCGTGGGAGCGGCCGGCTGGCGGATCGTCGTCAACACCGCGGCGGTCCGCTCGCTCTACGTCGACGACCTGGTCACCGCCGCCGCCAGCCGTTCCAGCGGCGTGGGCCGCGAGCTGCTCGCCCACCTGGAGCAGCATGCGCGGGCCGCCGGCTGTACCGCGCTCACGCTGGAATCCGGCACCCAGCGGACCGACGCGCACCGCTTCTACTTCCGCGAGCGGATGGCCGTGACCACCTTCGGTTTCGCGAAGCCGATCGGCTGA